A section of the Insulibacter thermoxylanivorax genome encodes:
- a CDS encoding sulfite exporter TauE/SafE family protein, which translates to MTIGYLALFFIGLLAAVIGSLIGLGGGFLVVPALLMLSEQLLGAAMPAPIAVGTSLTMLIFTGLSSTITYMRQGKIDYRSGWLFTLISTPSSVLGATLTSAFEGRAFDLGFGLFMLLMAVPMLVRDKLRPIQADWPIKRTYTDRDGTQWTYGYNYWSAALVGLAVGLTSGLFGIGGGSLFVPAMMLLYRFPPQIASATSMFVILWSSIIGSATHIYLGEIDWLSAAFLIPGALIGGWSGARISQRVSSKVLLWTLRIALLWIALRLIISGLTG; encoded by the coding sequence ATGACGATTGGTTATTTGGCTTTATTTTTCATCGGACTATTGGCAGCAGTGATCGGAAGCTTAATCGGACTAGGCGGAGGTTTCCTCGTCGTTCCGGCTTTGCTCATGTTATCCGAGCAGCTCTTAGGTGCGGCGATGCCTGCGCCGATTGCCGTCGGGACATCGCTGACCATGCTGATCTTCACGGGGCTGTCCTCGACGATCACTTATATGCGCCAGGGTAAGATCGATTACCGCAGCGGTTGGTTATTTACGCTGATCAGCACTCCTTCCTCGGTGCTTGGTGCGACGCTTACCAGTGCTTTTGAAGGCAGGGCTTTCGATCTTGGATTCGGTCTATTCATGCTGCTGATGGCGGTGCCGATGCTTGTGCGGGATAAGCTTCGCCCGATCCAAGCGGATTGGCCGATCAAGCGTACGTATACCGATCGAGACGGGACCCAGTGGACGTACGGGTACAATTATTGGAGCGCGGCACTGGTCGGACTTGCCGTCGGGCTTACCTCCGGTCTCTTCGGCATAGGCGGCGGGTCGCTGTTCGTACCGGCGATGATGCTGCTGTATCGCTTTCCGCCTCAGATCGCGTCCGCGACTTCGATGTTCGTCATCCTCTGGTCCTCGATCATCGGCAGCGCAACGCATATCTACTTGGGAGAGATCGATTGGCTGAGCGCGGCGTTCCTCATTCCGGGCGCGCTGATCGGCGGCTGGTCAGGAGCTCGGATCTCGCAGCGGGTCAGCAGCAAAGTGTTGCTGTGGACCTTGCGGATCGCGCTGCTGTGGATCGCTCTGCGTCTCATCATATCCGGACTGACAGGTTGA
- the rfbD gene encoding dTDP-4-dehydrorhamnose reductase, producing the protein MKVMIIGAGGQLGRDLSIHMQAAGYAVHGYDRRRLDITDEKRVFEAMRRLKPDAVIHAAAYTAVDEAEAQPEAAFRVNAAGTRNIAAAAEEVGAKLCYISTDYVFDGEKGSPYLEYDAPNPVNVYGCSKYAGEELVRSLTSRWYIVRVSWLYGAQGKNFVKTMLSLAAEKQEIQVVDDQIGSPTYTVDAARFVSMLISTSKYGIYHAANSGSCSWYEFAASIFALLNQDIPLIPIPTELYPRPAKRPRYSVLEAMAIRSEGFAPMRHWQDALKDYLREHAGRDGKVC; encoded by the coding sequence ATGAAAGTGATGATCATCGGTGCGGGCGGACAACTGGGAAGGGATCTTAGCATCCATATGCAAGCTGCGGGGTATGCTGTGCATGGCTATGACCGCAGAAGGCTGGATATCACCGATGAGAAGCGGGTGTTCGAAGCGATGCGGAGGCTTAAGCCCGACGCCGTCATTCATGCTGCAGCCTACACCGCTGTGGATGAGGCGGAGGCTCAACCCGAAGCTGCGTTTCGGGTAAATGCCGCGGGCACGCGCAATATCGCCGCTGCCGCTGAAGAGGTCGGTGCGAAGCTGTGCTATATCAGCACGGATTATGTCTTCGACGGGGAGAAGGGAAGCCCGTATCTTGAGTATGATGCGCCGAACCCGGTCAATGTGTACGGCTGTTCCAAATACGCCGGTGAAGAGTTGGTCCGATCCTTGACCAGCCGCTGGTACATTGTCCGCGTATCCTGGCTGTACGGAGCTCAGGGGAAGAATTTTGTGAAGACGATGCTGTCCCTTGCCGCGGAGAAGCAGGAGATTCAGGTCGTCGATGATCAGATCGGGTCGCCGACATATACGGTGGATGCGGCGCGTTTTGTCAGCATGTTGATCAGCACATCCAAGTACGGCATCTATCATGCAGCGAACAGCGGATCATGCTCTTGGTATGAATTTGCGGCGTCTATCTTCGCCTTGTTGAATCAAGATATCCCGCTGATTCCCATACCGACGGAGCTCTACCCCCGGCCGGCGAAGCGGCCGCGGTATTCGGTCCTCGAGGCGATGGCGATCCGCAGTGAAGGATTCGCTCCGATGCGCCACTGGCAGGATGCGCTGAAGGATTATCTGCGGGAGCATGCGGGGCGGGATGGAAAGGTGTGTTAA
- a CDS encoding glutamate-1-semialdehyde 2,1-aminomutase yields the protein MRRTRSEALHQEALQHIVGGVNSPSRSFQAVGGGAPVYMKRGQGAYFWDEDGNRYIDYLAAYGPIILGHAHPHVTAAIKRAAENGTLFGTPTELENTFAKMLKAAIPSLDKVRFVNSGTEAVMTTIRVARAYTGRTKLIKFAGCYHGHSDLVLVAAGSGPSTLGIPDSAGIPVSIAHDVITVPFNDLDALREALERWGDEVAAVMVEPIVGNFGMVMPKPGFLAGLCRAARDAGALVIYDEVISAFRFHYGSAQTYAGMPDEHAAIEPDLTAMGKIIGGGLPIGAYGGRNEIMEQVAPLGPAYQAGTMAGNPASMSAGIACLEVLQDPAHYEKLDRLGAKLQRGLEEAAAEAGIPLQVNRICGALSTHFCDHPVTNYAEAQDTDSEMFAAFFREMLNRGILLAPSKYEAWFLTIAHTDEDIDVTIEAAAEAFKAIKR from the coding sequence ATGAGAAGAACCCGTTCAGAAGCATTGCACCAGGAGGCACTGCAGCATATCGTCGGCGGGGTGAACAGCCCCTCCCGCTCCTTCCAAGCCGTCGGCGGCGGTGCTCCTGTCTATATGAAACGCGGACAAGGCGCCTACTTCTGGGACGAGGACGGCAACCGCTATATCGACTATCTCGCAGCCTATGGGCCGATCATCCTGGGACATGCCCATCCCCATGTGACGGCGGCGATCAAGCGGGCGGCGGAGAACGGCACGCTCTTCGGCACGCCGACGGAGCTTGAGAATACCTTCGCCAAGATGCTGAAAGCAGCGATCCCGAGCCTGGACAAGGTCCGCTTCGTCAACTCCGGCACCGAAGCCGTGATGACGACGATTCGCGTCGCCCGTGCTTATACCGGCCGGACCAAACTGATCAAGTTCGCCGGCTGCTATCACGGCCATTCGGACCTCGTCCTTGTCGCTGCGGGTTCCGGCCCTTCCACCCTCGGCATCCCGGACAGCGCCGGCATCCCTGTCAGCATCGCCCACGACGTCATCACCGTGCCGTTCAATGATCTGGACGCCCTCCGCGAAGCCCTCGAACGCTGGGGAGATGAGGTGGCGGCGGTCATGGTGGAGCCGATCGTCGGCAACTTCGGCATGGTCATGCCGAAACCGGGCTTCCTCGCCGGCCTCTGCCGCGCTGCCCGTGATGCAGGAGCACTGGTCATCTATGATGAAGTGATCAGCGCCTTCCGCTTCCACTACGGCTCAGCGCAGACCTATGCCGGGATGCCCGACGAACATGCGGCGATCGAACCGGATCTCACGGCCATGGGCAAGATCATCGGCGGGGGGCTGCCGATCGGGGCCTACGGCGGCCGCAACGAGATCATGGAGCAGGTGGCGCCCCTTGGGCCGGCTTATCAAGCCGGCACGATGGCCGGCAATCCTGCATCGATGTCCGCCGGCATCGCCTGCCTCGAAGTGCTGCAAGACCCGGCACACTATGAGAAATTGGACCGCCTTGGTGCCAAGCTGCAGCGGGGTCTGGAAGAAGCCGCTGCTGAGGCCGGCATTCCGCTGCAGGTGAACCGGATCTGCGGTGCCTTGTCGACGCATTTCTGCGACCATCCGGTGACCAACTACGCAGAAGCCCAGGATACGGACAGCGAGATGTTTGCGGCGTTTTTCCGGGAGATGCTTAATCGCGGCATCCTCTTAGCACCGTCCAAATATGAAGCCTGGTTCCTGACGATTGCGCACACCGATGAGGATATCGATGTGACGATCGAAGCCGCTGCAGAAGCCTTCAAAGCGATCAAACGCTGA
- the bcp gene encoding thioredoxin-dependent thiol peroxidase produces the protein MNHLPRVGQAAPDFTLPSVSGKEVKLSDYRGKYVVLYFYPKDMTPGCTTQACDFRDHHQEFTELDAVILGVSTDPLSRHEKFAEKYQLPFELLSDEEHEAAELYGVWQEKKNFGRTYFGIVRSTFIIGKDGTLLKEWRNVRVKDHVKEALEYIRSLG, from the coding sequence ATGAATCATCTGCCTCGGGTCGGACAAGCGGCGCCGGACTTTACGCTGCCTTCTGTAAGCGGCAAAGAGGTCAAATTATCGGATTATAGGGGCAAATATGTGGTGCTCTATTTTTATCCGAAGGATATGACCCCCGGTTGTACGACCCAGGCATGCGATTTCCGCGACCATCATCAGGAGTTTACCGAACTAGACGCGGTGATCCTCGGCGTCAGCACCGATCCGCTGAGCCGGCATGAGAAGTTTGCTGAGAAATATCAGCTGCCCTTCGAACTGTTGTCCGATGAGGAGCATGAAGCTGCTGAATTGTACGGCGTATGGCAGGAGAAGAAAAACTTCGGCCGGACTTACTTCGGCATCGTGCGTTCAACCTTCATCATCGGCAAGGATGGCACTCTGCTCAAAGAATGGCGCAATGTGAGAGTAAAGGATCACGTGAAGGAAGCTCTGGAATACATCCGTTCTCTTGGATAA
- a CDS encoding LCP family protein: MNTALKRVLISLAVLLLLGICGYGGYYVYSIIKFGHGIGDDDSDLKRYEQELRKQNPDAYIPEEPPGWEGTERVNILLLGGDARGLTKNEAPRSDTIMLASIDPTTKQAYLFSIMRDTYTKIPGHYSNRINTALALGGPNLAMETVGNLLDLDIQYYVFVDFEGFIQLIDALGGIEYEVERNMYYYDPTDPKYKIDLKKGLQVLDGEKALQYVRFRRDRLGDYTRTERQRNLMSALAKKLTSTTSLLTLPNTLKKIEPYITTNIPFDKMLPLASLAYESSKKEIVTAQLPPMELLREENINGMEVITVNEQALRDYVQQLFEQTEQAEQADQTDQTDQTDQSEPTEQTGRKDQNE, encoded by the coding sequence TTGAATACCGCGCTGAAGAGAGTACTGATTAGTCTAGCTGTCCTGTTGTTGCTTGGCATTTGCGGGTACGGCGGATACTATGTATATTCGATTATCAAGTTTGGCCATGGGATCGGAGATGATGATTCGGATCTCAAGCGATATGAACAGGAACTGCGCAAACAGAATCCTGACGCCTATATTCCCGAAGAACCACCGGGATGGGAGGGCACCGAACGCGTCAATATCCTGCTACTGGGCGGGGACGCGCGCGGACTGACGAAGAACGAAGCTCCCCGCTCCGATACGATCATGCTGGCTTCCATCGATCCGACGACGAAGCAGGCCTATCTCTTCTCGATTATGCGGGACACGTATACGAAGATTCCGGGCCATTACTCCAACCGGATCAACACAGCCCTCGCTCTCGGCGGTCCGAATCTCGCCATGGAGACCGTCGGCAATCTGTTGGATCTTGATATTCAGTATTATGTTTTCGTTGATTTTGAGGGCTTCATTCAATTGATCGACGCCCTCGGCGGCATCGAGTATGAAGTCGAGCGCAATATGTACTACTACGATCCCACGGATCCGAAGTATAAGATTGATCTGAAGAAGGGACTGCAGGTTCTCGACGGGGAAAAAGCTCTCCAATACGTGCGCTTCCGCCGCGACCGGCTTGGTGATTACACGCGTACGGAACGCCAGCGCAACCTGATGAGCGCTCTGGCGAAGAAGTTGACCAGCACGACGTCCCTGCTCACCCTGCCGAATACGCTCAAAAAGATCGAGCCTTATATCACAACGAATATTCCCTTCGATAAGATGCTGCCGCTCGCTTCCCTAGCCTATGAAAGCTCTAAGAAGGAGATCGTCACCGCCCAGCTTCCGCCCATGGAACTGCTCCGCGAGGAGAACATCAACGGCATGGAGGTCATCACCGTGAACGAACAAGCGCTGCGCGATTATGTACAGCAGTTGTTCGAACAGACGGAGCAGGCCGAGCAGGCGGATCAGACAGATCAAACAGATCAAACAGATCAATCAGAGCCAACAGAGCAAACAGGGCGTAAAGATCAGAACGAGTAA
- a CDS encoding inositol monophosphatase family protein, with the protein MAERIVTSIAGKSPVAVAVNTAAKAGEWIKSKLGSYENLEEKTSSQDLVTEVDQGAEKLITNLINTYFPNHAILGEESVEPGPEGAKRALEKMRNEEYLWIIDPIDGTTNFVHGFPFFCVSIGLVHEGELAAGVIYDPLRDEMFVSEKGKGAYLKGRQIRVSRELRLSESLMASGFPPQDRSDRHLQKFTEIVPKVRNIRTSGSAALHLAYLAAGRISGFWEPSLNVWDVAAGVLLVQEAGGRVTDLQGNPYTLETTDIAATNGHIHDELLKCFKNYYD; encoded by the coding sequence GTGGCTGAGAGAATTGTGACTTCTATAGCCGGCAAGAGCCCCGTTGCAGTTGCGGTGAATACCGCGGCGAAGGCGGGAGAGTGGATCAAGAGCAAACTGGGATCGTATGAGAACCTTGAGGAGAAAACATCCTCCCAGGACCTTGTCACAGAAGTGGACCAAGGGGCGGAGAAGTTGATCACGAACTTGATCAATACGTACTTCCCGAACCATGCCATCCTCGGAGAAGAGAGCGTCGAACCAGGTCCAGAGGGTGCAAAACGCGCCCTGGAGAAGATGAGAAACGAAGAATATCTCTGGATCATCGATCCGATCGATGGGACGACGAACTTCGTGCACGGCTTCCCGTTCTTCTGCGTGTCCATCGGACTCGTCCACGAGGGAGAACTCGCAGCTGGTGTCATCTATGATCCGCTGCGGGACGAGATGTTCGTGAGCGAGAAGGGCAAGGGAGCCTATCTGAAGGGACGCCAGATTCGTGTATCGCGGGAACTTCGTCTGAGCGAGAGCCTGATGGCGAGCGGTTTCCCGCCGCAGGATCGGAGCGATCGCCATCTGCAGAAGTTCACCGAGATCGTACCTAAGGTGCGCAATATCCGCACCTCGGGTTCCGCGGCTCTGCACTTGGCTTATCTGGCCGCAGGAAGAATAAGCGGCTTCTGGGAGCCGAGCCTTAATGTCTGGGACGTGGCCGCGGGCGTGCTGCTCGTTCAGGAAGCGGGCGGACGCGTTACAGACCTCCAAGGCAATCCTTATACGCTGGAGACGACGGATATCGCGGCGACGAATGGACATATCCATGATGAGCTGCTGAAATGTTTTAAGAACTACTACGACTAA
- a CDS encoding D-alanine--D-alanine ligase encodes MAGKLRIGVVYGGRSGEHKVSLATAFSVLSNFDYDKYEIVPYYITKSGEWRKGDLMIGPPKSQQQLMLEGQRTLEDEQAVGKLLEYRHSREGVRSESGQAALTDLDVVFPLLHGTFGEDGTIQGLFEMAGIPYVGAGVLASAVALDKIVMKKLFAQEGLPQCIFRGFTRTDWERRQSYYILEIETALGYPCFVKPANLGSSVGISKVRNREELLEAVKLAFRYDRKVIVEEFVDAREIEVSVLGNDEPIASVPGEVVSSNEFYDYKAKYVDGKSAMIIPADLTPEQTEQVREMAIRAFKAIDGSGLCRADFFLRKSDGAILINEVNTMPGFTPYSMYPLLWKESGKSYRELLDDLIRLAIERYEERQKLDYGYEL; translated from the coding sequence ATGGCAGGAAAGCTGCGTATCGGCGTCGTCTACGGGGGAAGATCAGGAGAGCATAAAGTATCCCTTGCCACGGCGTTCTCGGTACTTTCTAATTTTGATTATGACAAATATGAGATTGTTCCTTACTATATCACCAAATCCGGTGAATGGCGAAAGGGCGATCTGATGATCGGTCCGCCCAAATCCCAGCAGCAGCTGATGCTGGAAGGACAGCGCACGTTGGAAGATGAACAGGCTGTAGGCAAACTGCTGGAGTACAGGCATTCGAGAGAGGGCGTCCGCAGCGAATCAGGGCAAGCCGCGCTGACGGATCTGGACGTAGTCTTCCCGCTGCTTCATGGAACCTTCGGCGAGGACGGCACGATCCAGGGATTATTCGAGATGGCCGGGATCCCCTATGTGGGAGCAGGTGTCCTGGCATCCGCCGTGGCGTTGGATAAGATCGTGATGAAGAAGTTATTCGCCCAAGAGGGTTTGCCGCAATGCATCTTCCGCGGGTTTACGCGGACGGATTGGGAGAGAAGACAGTCCTATTACATATTGGAGATTGAGACGGCCCTTGGCTATCCATGTTTCGTCAAGCCTGCAAATCTTGGATCTTCCGTCGGCATCTCGAAGGTAAGGAACCGGGAGGAACTGCTTGAGGCAGTTAAGCTGGCATTCCGCTACGACCGCAAGGTGATCGTAGAAGAGTTCGTCGATGCCCGGGAGATCGAGGTCAGCGTCTTAGGGAATGACGAGCCGATAGCGAGCGTGCCTGGAGAGGTTGTTTCGTCGAACGAATTCTACGATTATAAGGCCAAATATGTCGACGGCAAATCAGCGATGATCATCCCTGCGGATCTGACGCCGGAGCAGACGGAACAAGTACGGGAGATGGCGATTCGTGCTTTTAAGGCGATCGATGGTTCGGGATTGTGCCGGGCGGACTTCTTCCTCAGAAAGTCTGACGGGGCGATCCTGATCAATGAAGTGAATACGATGCCCGGCTTCACGCCGTACAGCATGTATCCGCTGCTGTGGAAGGAAAGCGGCAAATCCTATCGTGAACTTCTGGATGATCTGATCCGGCTGGCGATTGAACGCTATGAAGAGCGGCAGAAGCTGGATTACGGCTACGAATTGTAA
- a CDS encoding amidase domain-containing protein, whose amino-acid sequence MNGDLLMVIDGGEKGGGALSSDWRMVLYEYAQIMNESAATGQIGALGTAVDDMAYLERRERLLKTITYDRRRRNVRPLCAQTRARLLNACEEGDRVRADLRFEMRITYEQLNDHYDEEQVVLEQVSLQRTGGGWRITKVEPVVQERQAGAPPRNTGDAAATYESDGLSTEQRPRPLLNTYLLHGTPYDEVLYQGSRKKRYNRQLAKQYADKYWNISNPAYIEFAVDCTNYVSQCILAGGAPMHYTGRRESGWWYQGRKDNREWWSYSWAVSHALQRYLALSRNGLQAEIVQTPYELNIGDVIIYDWDGDGTYQHSTIVTGFDAAGEPLVNAHTANSRARLWSYRDSPAWTERTRYRFFHIADYF is encoded by the coding sequence ATGAACGGTGATCTGTTGATGGTGATCGATGGCGGTGAGAAGGGGGGCGGAGCTTTGTCCTCGGATTGGAGAATGGTTTTGTATGAATATGCCCAAATCATGAATGAATCAGCCGCGACAGGTCAGATCGGTGCACTGGGTACAGCGGTTGATGATATGGCTTACCTGGAACGAAGGGAACGCCTGCTGAAGACGATCACTTATGATCGACGCAGGCGGAACGTGAGGCCGCTATGCGCACAGACGCGGGCGAGGCTGCTGAACGCTTGCGAAGAGGGAGACCGAGTCCGGGCGGATCTTAGATTCGAGATGCGGATAACCTATGAGCAGTTGAACGATCATTACGATGAAGAGCAGGTCGTGCTGGAGCAGGTCTCTTTGCAGCGTACGGGCGGCGGCTGGCGGATCACAAAGGTTGAACCCGTCGTCCAGGAACGGCAGGCAGGAGCGCCTCCAAGGAATACAGGAGATGCTGCAGCAACCTATGAATCCGATGGATTGAGCACGGAGCAAAGACCAAGACCGCTTCTCAACACCTATCTGCTGCATGGCACTCCATACGATGAAGTCTTGTATCAAGGATCGCGGAAAAAAAGATATAATCGCCAGCTCGCGAAACAATATGCAGACAAATACTGGAATATATCAAACCCAGCATATATCGAATTTGCCGTTGATTGCACAAATTATGTTTCCCAGTGCATCTTGGCAGGCGGTGCTCCGATGCACTATACTGGTAGAAGGGAATCCGGCTGGTGGTATCAAGGGCGTAAGGACAACCGGGAATGGTGGAGCTACAGTTGGGCGGTTTCTCATGCCCTGCAGCGCTATCTAGCGTTAAGCCGCAACGGTCTGCAAGCGGAAATCGTGCAAACCCCGTATGAATTAAACATCGGCGATGTGATCATCTACGACTGGGACGGCGACGGCACATACCAGCACAGCACGATCGTCACGGGGTTTGATGCCGCCGGAGAACCGCTTGTGAATGCACATACCGCGAACAGTCGCGCGCGATTATGGAGTTACCGCGATTCGCCGGCTTGGACGGAACGGACGCGGTACCGTTTTTTTCATATAGCAGATTATTTTTGA